One Periophthalmus magnuspinnatus isolate fPerMag1 chromosome 8, fPerMag1.2.pri, whole genome shotgun sequence genomic window carries:
- the aldh16a1 gene encoding aldehyde dehydrogenase family 16 member A1 — translation MAGSTNRTVHEIFQSMEYGPTESSNTATAQAWLAHHSRSLGLFLNGKFVLPANRQTHSLVNSKGVQVCSTVCAEEEDISQCASSSVNGFDSWSRLNCQQRAKVLLRLVSVLGQHAVCVSELCELCEAPCSPSSLVRLLQYYASWAQLRDTLLTGWTSLGVVEVACSDECSLYSLMTKVLPALAMGNSVIIVPGHSTAPAALLLAQLFIGAGLPAGALNVLTGSDMSLCAQVAQNLSISYVTYSGNKQDGVNLCKATAAFGIPVSVSASIGATCPFIIFDTADIDSAVDGVIEAAFKKKKEVHWVLLVQESVLNNVMARLKLRMTGMKSVPLASDGVRALVDAVVQEALKQGGTLIHACEPAPTGALYPPTVLCGTAPSSPCLVSPPPGPLLPLMTFRTNTEGVTVGNHSPHGLAASIWTEDLTLALETAKSLSVGCVWVNSHSFFDPCMPVSGHKDSGTCTDGGQEGLYHFLRLSSSKTPFPRKTHVFFDYDKFGVAAPTTIIPDDSDPASAPKIYQQFVGGKTCKSLSGGSVAVQSADGTKLLAYCPDGSRKDVRNAVETATKVQPGWVKKSLSARSQSLYSLAKGLEAKKKDFVASLSTQMGVSAESADSEVELSIARLSDWAAFCDKMHGGTLPVPHSGSALSIPDPLGVLGIVLPDKRPLLSTVTLLGAAIATGNAVVMVPSQKYPIPTLMLIQVLQSSDLPPGLVSIITGSKDQLTVALANHSVIKGIWYWGTAEGCHYLQNKCTSPFKTLLCQREDEDDEWNQCDLAFLEHKWRSAVQWKSVWLPTA, via the exons ATGGCTGGCAGCACCAACAGAACTGTGCACGAAATCTTTCAAAGCATGGAATATGGACCAACAGAAAGTTCAAACACTGCCACTGCACAG GCTTGGCTAGCTCATCATTCCCGCTCTCTTGGTTTGTTCCTCAATGGCAAGTTTGTCCTTCCAgcaaacagacagacacactCTCTCGTGAATTCAAAAG GTGTTCAAGTCTGTAGTACAGTGTGTGCCGAGGAGGAGGATATTTCGCAGTGTGCCTCTTCTTCTGTGAATGGATTTGATTCTTGGAGTCGTCTGAACTGTCAGCAGAGGGCTAAAGTCCTGCTCAG ATTGGTGAGTGTCCTGGGTCAGCATGCAGTCTGTGTCTCAGAGCTGTGTGAGCTGTGTGAAGCTCcctgctctccctcctctttggTCAGACTGCTGCAGTACTACGCCAGCTGGGCTCAGCTCAGAGACACTCTTCTCACCGGATGGACATCACTTG GAGTGGTGGAGGTAGCTTGCTCCGATGAATGTTCGCTCTATTCTCTTATGACCAAAGTCCTGCCAGCTCTAGCTATGG gtAACTCTGTCATTATTGTCCCTGGACACAGCACTGCCCCTGCTGCACTCTTATTGGCTCAGCTGTTCATAGGGGCAGGACTACCTGCTGGAGCTCTAAACGTTTTAACAGGAAGTGACATGTCACTTTGTGCTCAAGTGGCCCAGAACCTGAGCATTAGCTATGTCACCTACAGTGGCAACAAGCAG GATGGAGTGAATCTTTGTAAAGCCACTGCTGCTTTTGGCATTCCTGTCTCTGTTTCTGCAAGTATAGGTGCTACATGTCCCTTTATAATCTTTGATACAGCAGACATTGATAGTGCTGTGGATGGAGTAATTGAAGCTGCTtttaagaagaagaaagag GTTCACTGGGTCTTGTTGGTCCAGGAGAGTGTGCTGAACAATGTCATGGCCCGTCTGAAACTGCGAATGACAGGAATGAAGAGTGTTCCATTGGCCTCTGATGGAGTGAGAGCCCTGGTTGATGCTGTAGTACAGGAGGCTCTAAAGCAGGGGGGCACG CTGATTCATGCCTGTGAGCCTGCTCCCACTGGTGCGCTGTACCCCCCCACTGTGCTCTGTGGGACAGCCCCATCTTCTCCGTGTCTGGTCAGTCCACCTCCAGGACCACTGCTGCCTCTCATGACATTCAGGACTAACACAGAAGGGGTCACTGTGG GGAATCATAGCCCCCATGGTTTGGCAGCTTCTATTTGGACGGAGGACCTCACACTGGCTCTGGAGACCGCAAAGAG TTTGTCTGTAGGGTGTGTATGGGTGAACTCCCACTCTTTCTTTGACCCCTGCATGCCTGTATCTGGGCACAAAGACAGTGGAACATGCACTGATGGAGGTCAGGAG GGTTTGTACCATTTCCTAAGACTGTCCTCTTCCAAAACTCCATTTCCTCGaaaaacacatgttttttttgactATGATAAATTTGGAGTTGCTGCCCCTACAACTATCATTCCAGATGATTCCGATCCTGCCAG TGCTCCAAAGATATATCAACAGTTTGTTGGAGGAAAGACCTGTAAATCTTTATCTGGAGGCAGTGTAGCTGTGCAGTCAGCAGATGGCACCAAACTGTTGGCATACTGTCCAGATGGAAGCAGGAAGGATGTCCGGAATGCAGTGGAAACGGCAACCAAAGTCCAACCTGG TTGGGTGAAAAAAAGCCTGTCGGCCCGTTCCCAATCGCTGTACTCTTTGGCAAAAGGCCtagaagcaaagaaaaaagactttGTGGCTTCTTTGAGTACACAGATGGGTGTGTCAGCAGAGAGTGCTGACAGTGAAGTGGAGCTTAGCATCGCTAGGCTCAGTGATTGGGCAGCTTTCTGTGACAAAATGCATGGTGGCACTCTG CCTGTGCCACATTCAGGCTCTGCTCTCTCTATTCCTGATCCCCTTGGAGTCCTTGGGATTGTCCTTCCTGACAAAAggcctctcctctccactgtgACCCTCCTGGGAGCTGCCATCGCCACAGGCAACGCTGTTGTCATGGTGCCCAGTCAAAAGTATCCCATACCAACACTGATGCTTATTCAG gTGCTGCAGTCCTCTGATCTTCCTCCAGGCCTAGTCAGCATTATCACTGGCAGTAAGGACCAGCTGACTGTGGCTCTGGCCAACCACAGTGTCATCAAGGGCATCTGGTACTGGGGCACTGCTGAG GGCTGCCACTACCTCCAGAACAAGTGCACCAGCCCTTTCAAGACCCTGCTTTGTCAGAGGGAAGATGAGGATGATGAATGGAACCAGTGTGACCTGGCCTTCCTGGAACACAAGTGGAGAAGTGCAGTTCAGTGGAAGAGTGTGTGGCTTCCAACTGCCTGA